In Rhinolophus sinicus isolate RSC01 chromosome X, ASM3656204v1, whole genome shotgun sequence, a single genomic region encodes these proteins:
- the LOC141569662 gene encoding uncharacterized protein LOC141569662 — MIMIVMALAMVQDRCSWMGVNEHRSLLILGIPNDCKNQEFQEAVQAALWPLGKYRVLGKVFRQELGSTVALVNLAEYLNQSLIPQQIPGKGGHWTGIFLPQAPDSESQDRPNFPAHLQKQTMVAWACEAGAAGGTGTAGEAEGEEGAVGEEGAAGEDGDSGEDTDSGEDGAGGEDGAGGEDGDSGQDGDSGEDGDSGEDGDSGEDGDSEEEEGDSGEDGDSGEDGDSGEGGGPGQDGAAGQNGAAGEEGAAGEVAAGECRAGGEVEVEDEAVVSHEGAAGEQEAAGEAGAVGGEGAAGDKGTAGENEPAGEDRAGAEVGAEDIAVVSHEGAAGEEEAAGEAGAVGEEGGAGEDGDSGKDGDSGKDGDSGESGDSGKDGDSGKDGDSGKDGDSGKDGDSGKDGDSGKDGDSGKDGDSGKDGDSGEDRDSGESGDSGKDGDSGEDRDSGEDGDSGEDGDSGEYGDSDGEGDSEEGDSGEDGDSDDDRAAREEGAVGEEGAVGEEGAVGEEGAAGEDRAGGGVGAEAEAVVADEEGAAGDTGVAGMTGSVSVAGAAGEAQAPGEEEAVGMAGAPGEAEAWIRQWNQALQPVLENVADPELRTFSGTQEPGSEEEPFESWLDHANDMLYQWRHVSETERRRRLLESLGGPALALMCGLLDENPHITAHECLVALVQVFGNKDTRMAARMKFMTCAQQPQETLFAYVMRLEGLLQTAMEKRAIHPTLADQVRARQVLMWARPNKTLQSKLVRMGLERRPPGFMGMLRLIRETETWEAILAGSHQFQVEEEALACIRHLATAHAAPSCTGAAQAARASEGAAQTTSGDDDATQAAPASEGATQAASGHEDAAQAISDTADAAQAISDTADATQATSGHEDAAQAIPASEGATQATSSHEDATQATSGHEDAAQATSGHEDATQAASGHEDAAQAIPASADATQATSGHEDAAQAIPASADATQATSGHEDAAQAIPASADATQATSGHEDAAQAISDTADATQATSGHEDAAQAIPASADATQAASGHEDAAQAISDTADATQATSGHEDAAQAIPASEGATQATSGHEDATQATSGHEDAAQATSGHEDATQAASGHEDAAQAIPASADATQATSGHEDAAQAIPASADATQATSGHEDATQAVPASADAAQAAPASDSAAQVASGHEDAIQAIPASADTAQAAPASEGATQAASGHEDAAQAIADTADATQATSGNDDAIQAISDTADATQATSGHEDAAQAIPVSADATQATSGHEDATQAIPASEGATQAASGHEDAAQAISDTADATQATSGHEDAAQAIPASADAAQATSGHEDAAQAIPASADAAQAAPASDSAAQVASGHEDATQAIPASEGATQAIPASADTAQAAPASEGAAQAATASEGAAQAASGHEDAAQAVPATADATQAVPASEGAAQAIPASADAAQAAPASDDDAEAALAHAEV; from the exons ATGATCATGATAGTGATGGCACTGGCGATGGTGCAAGACCGGTGCAGCTGGATGGGCGTGAACGAACATCGCTCCCTCCTCATCCTGGGCATCCCAAATGATTGCAAGAACCAGGAATTCCAGGAGGCCGTGCAGGCTGCCTTGTGGCCCCTGGGCAAGTACCGCGTGCTGGGCAAGGTCTTCAGACAGGAGCTCGGGTCCACAGTTGCCTTGGTCAACCTCGCTGAGTATTTAAACCAAAGTCTGATCCCCCAGCAAATACCAGGAAAGGGAGGACACTGGACTGGGATcttcctgccccaggcccctgATTCTGAGTCACAGGATAGACCCAATTTCCCTGCACATCTCCAGAAGCAAACAATGGTTGCCTGGGCATGTGAGGCAGGAGCTGCAGGTGGGACTGGAACTGCAGGTGAAGCTGAGGGTGAGGAAGGAGCTGTAGGAGAGGAAGGAGCTGCAGGTGAAGACGGAGATTCAGGTGAGGACACAGATTCAGGTGAGGATGGAGCTGGAGGTGAGGACGGAGCTGGAGGTGAGGATGGAGATTCAGGGCAGGACGGAGATTCAGGGGAGGATGGAGATTCTGGGGAGGACGGAGATTCTGGGGAGGATGGAGAttcagaggaggaggagggagattCAGGGGAGGACGGAGATTCAGGAGAGGACGGAGATTCAGGAGAGGGTGGAGGTCCAGGGCAGGATGGAGCTGCAGGTCAGAATGGAGCTGCAGGTGAGGAAGGAGCTGCAGGTGAGGTAGCTGCAGGTGAGTGTAGAGCTGGAGGTGAGGTAGAAGTTGAAGATGAAGCAGTAGTGTCCCATGAGGGAGCTGCAGGAGAGCAGGAAGCTGCAGGTGAGGCTGGAGCTGTGGGTGGAGAAGGAGCAGCAGGAGACAAAGGAACTGCAGGTGAGAATGAACCTGCAGGTGAGGATAGAGCTGGAGCTGAGGTAGGAGCTGAAGACATAGCAGTAGTGTCACATGAGGGAGCTGCAGGTGAGGAAGAAGCTGCAGGTGAGGCTGGAGCTGTGGGTGAGGAAGGAGGTGCAGGAGAGGACGGAGATTCAGGGAAGGATGGAGATTCAGGGAAGGACGGAGATTCAGGAGAGAGCGGAGATTCAGGGAAGGATGGAGATTCAGGGAAGGATGGAGATTCAGGGAAGGACGGAGATTCAGGGAAGGACGGAGATTCAGGGAAGGACGGAGATTCAGGGAAGGATGGAGATTCAGGGAAGGACGGAGATTCAGGGAAGGACGGAGATTCAGGGGAGGACAGAGATTCAGGAGAGAGTGGAGATTCAGGGAAGGACGGAGATTCAGGAGAGGACAGAGATTCAGGGGAGGACGGAGATTCAGGGGAGGACGGAGATTCAGGGGAGTATGGAGATTCAGATGGGGAAGgagactcagaggaaggagatTCAGGGGAGGATGGAGATTCAGATGATGACCGAGCTGCACGTGAGGAAGGAGCTGTAGGTGAGGAAGGAGCTGTAGGTGAGGAAGGAGCTGTAGGTGAGGAAGGAGCTGCAGGTGAGGATAGAGCTGGAGGTGGGGTAGGAGCTGAAGCTGAAGCAGTAGTGGCAGATGAGGAGGGAGCTGCAGGTGACACAGGAGTTGCAGGTATGACAGGATCTGTGAGTGTGGCAGGAGCTGCAGGTGAAGCACAGGCTCCAGGTGAGGAAGAAGCTGTGGGCATGGCAGGAGCCCCAGGAGAGGCAGAGGCCTGGATTCGGCAATGGAACCAGGCCCTGCAGCCTGTGCTGGAAAACGTGGCCGACCCAGAACTGAGAACCTTTTCTGGGACACAAGAGCCAGGCAGCGAGGAAGAGCCCTTTGAGAGCTGGCTGGACCATGCCAATGACATGCTATACCAGTGGCGCCACGTGTCGGAAacggagaggaggaggaggctgctgGAGAGCTTGGGGGGCCCCGCACTGGCTCTCATGTGTGGCCTCCTGGATGAAAATCCCCACATCACTGCTCACGAATGCCTGGTGGCGCTGGTGCAGGTGTTCGGGAACAAGGACACCCGCATGGCCGCGCGGATGAAGTTCATGACTTGTGCCCAGCAGCCCCAGGAGACCCTGTTTGCCTACGTGATGCGCCTGGAAGGCCTGCTGCAGACGGCCATGGAGAAGAGGGCCATCCACCCCACTCTTGCAGACCAGGTGCGCGCCCGGCAGGTGCTGATGTGGGCGCGCCCCAACAAGACACTGCAGAGCAAACTTGTGAggatggggctggagaggagacCGCCTGGCTTCATGGGGATGTTGCGCCTCATTCGAGAGACAGAGACATGGGAAGCCATTctggctggcagccatcagttCCAAGTAGAAGAAGAGGCCCTGGCGTGTATTAGACATCTGGCCACCGCCCACGCAGCCCCCTCCTGTACAGGTGCCGCCCAGGCTGCACGGGCCAGTGAAGGTGCTGCCCAGACCACCTCAGGCGATGACGATGCCACCCAGGCTGCCCCGGCCAGTGAAGGTGCCACCCAGGCCGCCTCAGGCCATGAAGATGCCGCCCAGGCCATCTCTGACACTGCTGATGCCGCCCAGGCCATCTCTGACACTGCTGATGCCACCCAGGCCACCTCAGGCCATGAAGATGCTGCCCAGGCCATCCCTGCCAGTGAAGGTGCCACCCAGGCGACCTCAAGCCATGAAGATGCCACCCAGGCCACCTCAGGCCATGAAGATGCTGCCCAGGCCACCTCAGGCCATGAAGATGCCACCCAGGCCGCCTCAGGCCATGAAGATGCTGCCCAGGCCATCCCTGCCAGTGCAGATGCCACCCAGGCCACCTCAGGCCATGAAGATGCCGCCCAGGCCATCCCTGCCAGTGCAGATGCCACCCAGGCCACCTCAGGCCATGAAGATGCCGCCCAGGCCATCCCTGCCAGTGCAGATGCCACCCAGGCCACCTCAGGCCATGAAGATGCCGCCCAGGCCATCTCTGACACTGCTGATGCCACCCAGGCCACCTCAGGCCATGAAGATGCTGCCCAGGCCATCCCTGCCAGTGCAGATGCCACCCAGGCCGCCTCAGGCCATGAAGATGCCGCCCAGGCCATCTCTGACACTGCTGATGCCACCCAGGCCACCTCAGGCCATGAAGATGCTGCCCAGGCCATCCCTGCCAGTGAAGGTGCCACCCAGGCCACCTCAGGCCATGAAGATGCCACCCAGGCCACCTCAGGCCATGAAGATGCTGCCCAGGCCACCTCAGGCCATGAAGATGCCACCCAGGCCGCCTCAGGCCATGAAGATGCCGCCCAGGCCATCCCTGCCAGTGCAGATGCCACCCAGGCCACCTCAGGCCATGAAGATGCCGCCCAGGCCATCCCTGCCAGTGCAGATGCCACCCAGGCCACCTCAGGCCATGAAGATGCCACCCAGGCCGTCCCTGCCAGTGCAGATGCCGCCCAGGCCGCCCCGGCCAGTGACAGTGCTGCCCAGGTCGCCTCAGGCCATGAAGATGCCATCCAGGCCATCCCTGCCAGTGCAGATACCGCCCAGGCCGCCCCGGCTAGTGAAGGTGCCACCCAGGCTGCCTCAGGCCATGAAGATGCCGCCCAGGCCATCGCTGACACTGCTGATGCCACCCAGGCCACCTCAGGCAATGACGATGCCATCCAGGCCATCTCTGACACTGCTGATGCCACCCAGGCCACCTCAGGCCATGAAGATGCCGCCCAGGCCATCCCTGTCAGTGCAGATGCCACCCAGGCCACCTCAGGCCATGAAGATGCCACCCAGGCCATCCCTGCCAGTGAAGGTGCCACCCAGGCTGCCTCAGGCCATGAAGATGCCGCCCAGGCCATCTCTGACACTGCTGATGCCACCCAGGCCACCTCAGGCCATGAAGATGCTGCCCAGGCCATCCCTGCCAGTGCAGATGCCGCCCAGGCCACCTCAGGCCATGAAGATGCTGCCCAGGCCATCCCTGCCAGTGCAGATGCCGCCCAGGCCGCCCCGGCCAGTGACAGTGCTGCCCAGGTCGCCTCAGGCCATGAAGATGCCACCCAGGCCATCCCTGCCAGTGAAGGTGCCACCCAGGCCATCCCTGCCAGTGCAGATACCGCCCAGGCCGCCCCGGCTAGTGAAGGTGCCGCCCAGGCCGCCACGGCCAGTGAAGGTGCCGCCCAGGCCGCCTCAGGACATGAAGATGCCGCCCAGGCCGTCCCTGCCACTGCAGATGCCACCCAGGCCGTCCCTGCCAGTGAAGGTGCCGCCCAGGCCATCCCTGCCAGTGCAGATGCCGCCCAGGCTGCCCCGGCCAGTGACGACGATGCGGAGGCTGCCCTAGCCCATGCCGAG GTTTAG